One window from the genome of Caldisericum sp. encodes:
- the lepB gene encoding signal peptidase I, whose translation MSDFQKELKSWIVLIVVAFAISFLLRAYVIQPFRVQMTSMVATLEPNDLVLVEKITYRFSKPHRGDVVVFIPPNNPNDKYIKRVIGLPGETVSIQNGVVYINGKPLKEPYVDSPMSDMPEVKVPYDSVFVMGDNRSVSLDSRAFGPIKISSIIGRAVLVYWPINHIQSLIAYSGENP comes from the coding sequence ATGAGTGATTTTCAGAAAGAACTTAAAAGCTGGATTGTTTTAATAGTAGTTGCTTTTGCTATTTCTTTCTTGCTCAGGGCTTATGTTATTCAGCCCTTCAGGGTTCAAATGACCTCAATGGTTGCAACCCTTGAGCCGAACGACCTTGTGCTTGTAGAGAAAATTACTTACAGGTTTTCGAAGCCCCACAGGGGGGATGTGGTTGTGTTTATCCCCCCTAATAATCCAAATGATAAATACATAAAGAGGGTAATTGGACTTCCAGGAGAAACTGTTTCAATCCAGAATGGCGTTGTTTATATTAATGGCAAACCTCTTAAAGAGCCTTATGTAGATTCTCCAATGTCTGATATGCCTGAAGTGAAAGTCCCTTACGACTCTGTTTTTGTAATGGGTGACAATAGGTCTGTTAGTCTTGATTCAAGGGCATTTGGTCCTATAAAAATTTCAAGCATTATTGGACGTGCTGTACTTGTTTACTGGCCTATAAATCATATACAGAGTCTTATTGCTTACAGTGGGGAAAATCCTTAA